CGAGCTGTTCATCGAAATGATGTTCCAGATAGGTCCGCGCCACGCCATATAAGATCAGGGAATTACCCACCAGGATGACAGCCAGCGCGATCAGAAAGAACCGGGAAACCCGCGTGGTCAGCTTCATCGCAGTCCCTCCTCAACGGAAGCTGCTTCCAGAATGTAACCCCGCCCCCGCAAGGTCTGGATCACACGGGGGCCGCAGGCTTCAAGCTTGTGCCTGAGTTCCTTGATATGCACCTCCAGCGTATTTGACAGCCCGTCGTAAGCATCGTCCCAGACGGTATCGTAGATCCGTGTCCGCGAGAGTACCTTGCCCGGGTTCCTCAGAAAGAACAGCAGCAGTGAAAACTCTTTAGTCGTGAGCTCCAGCGGCTGACCGGCCCGCGTGACTCTTTGTGTCTCCAGGTCGGCCCGGATATCTTCGAACTCAATCACCACCGAGCTGGACTGCCCCGGACGTCGTAACAACGCCCGGACCCGCGCCAGCAGTTCCTCGAACGCAAAGGGTTTGGTGAGATAATCGTCGGCTCCCGCATCCAGCCCCGTGACCCGTTCGGTCACCGCGTCTCGGGCCGTCAGGAAGAGCACCGGCGTCGTGCGATTTTTCTGACGAAAGCGACGCAGCAGTTGAATCCCGTCTTCCACCGGCAGCCACCAGTCGAGAATCACCAGGTCCCAGGTCTCATTATTCAACAGCAGCCAGCCCACACGTCCATCTTCCGCATGATCAACCGCATATCCCTCTTCGGCCAGTCCCCGCACCAGGAAATCGGCAATCTTTTCTTCGTCTTCCACTATCAAAATCCGGCTGCTCATCTCAAATGCCTTTGACTCAAATCGTATGTATCTCTCGCGTTAACAGGTCTCCTGCACAGGCATTATACGCACTCCCTTCCCAACGCCATGAAAGATGAAGTGGATTTTATCTTTCCTTCAGCGTGGCTTTAAGTCCTGTGACGATAATGCTTTTGAATCGCACGGCTCCTGCCGTTTTACCCGACCTTTTGAAAAGGAACGCCGCATGTCTGCTACATCTTCAGCATTCTCCAGGAGAACTGACTCCGAGAGCAGTCACCCACAGCCGATCATTTCCCACTGTCTATTAACTGTTGAAGCGGTGCCGCTTCTGGCTCGCCATATGGAACAGAAATTCCCTGCAGGAATCAAGTTAGCCGATTCGCAGCATCGCCAGTCCGGTGATTCGTCACCGGAATCGCACTCACCCCAGACCGAATTTTAGTCTGCCCCCCTGAATTACCGATACTACTACTATTCCGCATCGAAAAGGAAAAAGAGATGACTACGCTCACCAGTTTTATCAATGACATGTTCTCGACACCGAATCCGTCTGCTGCGTCAGACCGGCAGTATCGGATCGACCGCGCACACGCTCTGGAAATCAGTGCCACCCGCGAATTAAACGATTCAATCCACCTCTGGTCGGCCCGGGAAGCCTCTCAGGTGGAAATCCATCGCTACGCTTCATCTGAAGAACTGGCCGCGATCCTGCATCGTTTTGATAAGGCCAACGGGCAGGGGATCGCGGATGTCGTCCTGCTCCTGGATGAATCACTGACTGTTCAAATCGAAGACCTGCTGCACCGCCAGAACCCGGGCCGTCGCCTGACTCTGATTCCCCGCCAGTCCGCTGCCACGGATGTCTGCAACCCACTGGGGATGGCTGGCTCCCACTTCCGTCTCGACTGGGAAGCCGTCGAAGTCAGTTACTACCTGAAAGACGTCCTGACCAGCGGCGTGATCCGCCTCAACAGCAGCGAAAAACTAGCCGTCCTTCTCCCAGCGAGTGAAGTCTGCACCGAACTCCTGCGAAACGAAGAGCGCCTGATGTAACGCTCCGCAGATCAGGCGCAGCTCACTCATGCACGTAGGCCCAATTGCCCACGCGTTCCAGACTGCCTCCGTAGCCGTGCTCCGGGTAATTCTGTAGCGGGAAATACAGCATCTGGTCCCAGTTGAAGCCTCCGCTTCCAGTTGGAACAACCAGAGCCCAGGCATTGCCCTGATACCGTTCCCGGGATTGAGCACCCGCATAATAGTGGTATGTTGGATAAGCCATCATGCCCGTCCCGGGAACATGCGGCAGATAATCGGGCACCAGTTGCTCCAGCGTTTCAGGTGGCGTTCCGTGATCGTCCGTGTAACGCGCAATCGCCTGAACTAGTGGCTTACTCCGTTCTGCAAATGTCGCCATCCGCTGCATAC
This genomic stretch from Gimesia sp. harbors:
- a CDS encoding response regulator transcription factor; the protein is MSSRILIVEDEEKIADFLVRGLAEEGYAVDHAEDGRVGWLLLNNETWDLVILDWWLPVEDGIQLLRRFRQKNRTTPVLFLTARDAVTERVTGLDAGADDYLTKPFAFEELLARVRALLRRPGQSSSVVIEFEDIRADLETQRVTRAGQPLELTTKEFSLLLFFLRNPGKVLSRTRIYDTVWDDAYDGLSNTLEVHIKELRHKLEACGPRVIQTLRGRGYILEAASVEEGLR